TATGTAACCCTAATTTGGAGTTCATATATGTTCAACCTGGTTGGGAAGGATCCGCTCATGATGGTCGTGTCCTTCGAGATGCTATTACTAGGCCTAATGGTTTAAAAGTGCCGCAAAGTAATCATACTTAGATTTTAGATTTTATATTGTGGAGTCCAATAAGCAATGTCATGacctatttttttttccatatgtCAAGGTTCTTACTATTTGGTAGATGCAGGATACACGAATTGTGAAGGGTTTTTAGCACCATATAGAGGTCATCGATATCACCTTAAAGAGTGGGGCGACCGACAACCAATTAGTGCGGAAGAGTACTTCAACATGAAACATTCTAAGGCAAGGAATGTTATTGAGAGATGTTTTGGACTATTAAAAGGAAGGTGGGGTATTCTTAGGACCCCATCCTTCTTTCCAATACGTACTCATGGGCGTATAGTTCAAGCATGTGTACTATTACACAATCTTATTCGAAAACATATGCCAACAGATTACACAATGTATTGGGATTCCGATAGTGAAGAAggtgaaagtgatgatgagggcCTACATGATGAAGTTGATTTGATTACTCAAATAGCTACTACGGATGCTTGGACTGCTTATCGGAATAACTTAGCACAAACTATGTTTAATAATTAGAGACTTAGGCATAGTAGCCAA
This genomic stretch from Amaranthus tricolor cultivar Red isolate AtriRed21 chromosome 9, ASM2621246v1, whole genome shotgun sequence harbors:
- the LOC130823476 gene encoding protein ALP1-like — translated: MVRDVGGLNGTRNMSLEEIIAMFFGESVSRNFHRCLLAVLKLHTHLLKKPTPITEDCEVDRWKCFKNCLGALDGTHISVHVPSEDRARYRTRKGSIAMNVLGICNPNLEFIYVQPGWEGSAHDGRVLRDAITRPNGLKVPQSSYYLVDAGYTNCEGFLAPYRGHRYHLKEWGDRQPISAEEYFNMKHSKARNVIERCFGLLKGRWGILRTPSFFPIRTHGRIVQACVLLHNLIRKHMPTDYTMYWDSDSEEGESDDEGLHDEVDLITQIATTDAWTAYRNNLAQTMFNN